TcgctttaaaatccattttaatcGAAGAGTTTCGAGCTCAAAAACTATTTAGAGAAACATAATCAACAttaatacatcctcacctttcatattattagcattattttatggttACATGGGATTTTATTGCTGATTTGGGGACTTTTCGGACATCGTTTTGAGCAGTCAACAACTTctgcctatccgccattttggatttgttgaATCACCGTGATGTATTATGACCGAAcacagagggcagcaacacacggccgtaTTCTGTCTTACATGCGGACGTCAGTGTAAACTAATTTAGATACGATCGAGTGATGGTGGGGCTCGAGTGTAGTTACGATGTGTTGATTGTTGTTgcaaagtgagatcgtgtttttttcagttgatattcgtattttgttgaggatttgggattaatttctgttgatattttgtgcattttgagaaaaaacaagttttccttgattttccgtttgaaaagccactttccgtttcaaaaggccgattccgtgaattccgtccgttttccgcgatcgcggaaaatcactgtccgtATAGGTTTCACTAGGGCCTGTAAGATTaaccaatgaaagtttgtttcTTATAACAGAAAGGAGAGGGTTGGTTGATATGAAAGCTCTTTGAGTTTTCGATctgtttttcttgtcaaaacaAAACTCCTCACACATACGTGTGGGGTGGTATATGTACATGCCCACAATAATCGAAGGGAGTTCGAAGGTTTCTCAGAAATGAGTGTCCTCTGCTTACAGTATGGACAATGTTCCATTATCCAGTCTTCAAGAAGCTCTGGGGAGTATTTTATAAACATTTCTGTCCAACGAGCTGTCAGATCTGGCAACTttccttgcttttgattggctgagaagcactgttactatggtaactgtcggataaaatgtccgacaagtcctttcatgaaatgctcccctggggagcgtttcatcaacattttcgtccgacaagttgtcagatctgacaactttccttgatactgattggctgtgaggcactgttactatggtaactgtcggataaaacaggtcTAGTCGGATAAAATTTCTGACAAGTCCagtcatgaaacgctcccctggtctttaaaaacttttttgtttGAAAAGAGCATGATAAAAATCAGTGTAGATCGGTATATTTCCTTCTtaccttttatttatttattctttttttttggggggggggtcacatctGAATAAACAGGTTTCAGTCAAGTCCGGTCAGATTACGGCAAACGGACCATATTCTTGGACTTACCTTTGAAATTCTCACAGAATGTTCCAGTCCAGTAGAGATCACAATGGCACACATAACTGCTTCCTAGCCTCTGAAAGGTACCTCCATTTTTACAAAGCACACTCTTGCAGGAAATATGGGCTGCAAGATAACAATGGGTACAAGTGCATATTTTAACATACCTTGAACATACCTTGAAGTGCTACACTTCCATCTTCAGGTAGATAGATATTAGTGTGGCATGGTTTGAGGGGGCTTTGTAGCCCATTAATAACccaatttttaatatataatgtAGAGGgaattttttaagttatgataacattaaaacaatttcaccttgctgaaaatttcaatgttgatatcacaacatggtcaaagctcattgaccctaaatgacctttcaccttgatcatgtgacctgaaacttgcccAAAATGATCAGTGATACGTGATTGCCCTTTTGCCCAAGTTCCATAAAATAGATCCATTTATTTTCAGTTatcataacatttcaaaaacttaaccctggttaagatttcaatgtcgatacccccaacatggtaaAGTTCATTgcccataaatgacctttgacatggGCCATTTACATTAGgatcagtggtacttgattgccattatgtccaagtttcataggtctgtatactttctaagttatgaaaacatttcaaaaacttaaccttggtcaagataatgatgacaatgctGCCGCTGTCAGAAAAGCGGCACTGACTattgtctcgctctgctatgcggGTGAAACAGATAATGCTTGTTTGGGGGATGGAAGGGTAGTGGAAGGGGTGACCTAGGCAGGGGCCTGCTTGGTCCCTTGGATATACCCCCAAATATCAAACTCACCTTGAGTGCAGCGGCATGATGCCTCTCTTGTTTGTTTATCCCTGATGCATGCTTCAAAGCTAAAACAATCACCATCGATCGTGCAGTTAGATCCAACAGGTAAAGCTGCTAAAAtgttaaaagagaaaattatttcattagttttattttcttcatttcatcaaaattcaaatgATGTTTTGTTTAAAATCCATGTATACACACTCTTGGTAAACATGTATATGCActtgtttcttttaaaaaaataagttttcaaaatcataatttttcaaatccATTTGATAACAAATCCAAAGTTTTTTTACCTCAAATAGCCTTTGGCCTTGACTTGAACTGAACACGacttaaaaatgcaaaaaaatattcatgtaatttCTTATCACAGTGAATTGATtttaaatgacctctgaccttgaccAAGTAACATTTCACTGTAAGAATATACTAGGCTTGGGCATCAGAGTCGAGTAATCGAGTCTACCCGATTCTTGTCACCAGAGTCGAGGAGTCGACCCCCATTCTTTCAAGGCCCATTACTCGAGCCTGAGGGATCTACTCTACCAGAGAACCGTTTCTGTTTTATAACAACACATAATAGCCCTGTTGAGGGGAATTCCAGACTTAGTTTATAATTGCAGGCTTAAATCATTGTATGAAAATCTAATACACAAGTTAGTTTAATGTGTAGTTGTGCCAGACCATGGCTCTCTAGACCTATTAGTGTCATGTAGGGGCTGTGTAAGTAGACTTATCCAAACAGAACATGTCTGGCTTCTTATCTACTGACCGCATAATTGCCCCCTTCAAGATACGCACTTTCAAGGTTTCAATAACAAACAAGAAACCCAAAAGGTTGgttttaaaaagagaaagagagaggagtaTAAAAAGAGGGAGTGAGAGGGATATCTTGCTAGTGTACACAGTAGCTCCATTCACTTTATGGACATGAAAAGAGCTTGGTATGTATCTCATAATTCACTAGTGTGTTAAGTGATGGTGGAGTCGACTCCTCTCGGAACCGAAGCCTTAGGTCAGAGCCGGAGTCGGTTCTGGGAAAGGTGGGAATCGCCCAAGCCTACAATATACCCATGTAATTGGGGACACAAACCGTTTCATAAATCAAAGTCTAAACAAAATAGAGACTTCTGATTTAAAAGTTAAATGGAAAATTCAAAATCCTAACAAAATGGTCAACTTTTTGCCTCTGTTTCATTAAAACAGTTGATCCTGATTGCTTTTAATTGAATATTCAGTATTATGTAAAAGAGTAAATTCTggacttcttttttttacaaacctGCACATAATTTAtaggaaaacttaaaaaagcttattcattgttcattttcattaggaacctaaaatcatgatttgtttgtttacaatacatgtacatgtacatgtatgtactttcgAAAACTGACAGTTAATCCTGGTTTTGAATTACCGGTACTCTATTTTGTGATATAGGCTACCGTAATCTGACagataattatatattcataGCTATGTTATCATATAAAAGTCTAAACCtagaaaatttacaattttatacTAAGCCAAAtacagacaatttttgtcaggGGCCATGTCATTTCCTAAAAAATGGGGGGAAATAGGGGtgaaattgtcataactttgacagGATCTATTTAGTATGTCTAAGTTTGGTTAGTATCATTCTCACTATAGCAAATACGTCCTACatcatatatgtatgtattaatTGTAAAACTACAACAAGATGTCCACTTTATAATTTAAAAGAAACACGTAgaacttgttttaaattaatCTGCAAAAGTGCAAGTCACAATAACTGATACACCACGCAATGTTCACCTTTCAAATACGTatgatgtaaatattttgaaaacagaGCAAAAAGCCAAAAAGGGACCTTGCCAAACATGTCAAACCTTATTCAAATGCTCCCATCTACAGTAATTTGACATATTAATTATTTCTATCAAAgttatgaatgaaaagaaatggtgaTTATGACGACATGTCATCGGTCATATGATGTGGTCTGCAGCTACATGTACGCAATGCCAATGCCAATGTCACCAATGACGGATCTCCAACTCCAATTCGCTGTCGTGATTTTCGCTGCAATTAATTAGCTATCCGATGAACAGTAACTTAAGTCTTAATCAACCAGATCTGTTATGTCTGTGTTGACTGTTAATTGTTCAGACCTATGTTTAGTTGTCCTAAGTTACTAGTCCTAAAACTCCTAtcctgaaaaaataaatttatggaaatccatccatctATTTGCCAATGCAATGCACAggactactactagtactagtattacTACACACAATGAACGTGTATTACCCAGAAATGTAGGGTATGTACAATTCTAACTGCTGTATCACAGAAGTATGATGATCCCTATTGGACACGTGTGCATAAGAATTACACGCGCCGGCACATGCGAATGACCTACTGCCTGACTGCACTGTGTGTACAGTGTGGTCCCGTTCCGTTCGTTAACGTTACGTGTTGGACGTTGGCTGATAAATCATGATATATGACTAATTTTTTtcgaaaaaatgataaaaattcatTACCAGAAATATTTGGAATCATATGATGGCAAATCCAATAGCAGCACGAAACAAACAGCTGTGTACGATTGAAAAGCCGCCAAAAATTAGCCATCTTCCATCGACAAATAAATATCTGAAGGCGAGGGTACATCAACAATAAAAACATCATGCAACGTCAACCTGTAACCCGGAAGTGCGCAGCGCTCTCTCAGTccgtctctctctttctctatctctctctcttcggGGAAACCCCATGGTGTAGGTGTGAAAAGCGTAATTATAAAGGGGCGGGGCAGTTAATTGTAAACGCACTTGTCATGAATTTAAGATCATGATTGTCATTTGGGATATTGATGACGTTATCAGGAATGAATATGATAAAGATATTTATTCCATTAATGTGttgttcatttaatttcatgatataataaaacaaagatatTTGTTATTAATATTCCATATAATTACACAGCATTTAACATTATCAGTATCACTACTCGTGATCTACACCCATGAACACAACCAACACCCATGAACACAACCAacaccatcatctccatcattataactacaattattatttgaattataatcattttttattgtcaCCATTAGCCTGGcataaatttataaaatgtcAGTATCGTACATATACTgttattatcttcatcatcctcactaccatcatcatcaacatcatctgtatcatcatcatcaccactacctcATCATCTCTACCATTATATTtccaccatcataatcaccattatAATCAGCATCAAAATCAGCCATCaccatttttatcatcatcatcatcattgtggtcatcatcatcttcactatCATCATTTATTAGCAGCAGcaccattatcaacatcattatcatctccaACATCTTCAACACCATAGCCATTAtcgtcatcacaatcatcatcttcaccaccatcaccataacaattatcgtcatcatcacaatcatcatgatcttaatcgtcatcataatcaccatcatcatcatcatcttcatgcattatcataccatcatcatcatcctcttctATCATAACCATCATTCTCAACGAAGCCACTTTTGACATCATTCTCACTCTTCGATGCAATATTGTGCACAAAAACATTTTGTACAAaagtaacaaaaacaaaacactgacaaatGGCAATCTGAGTGTTTTCCTAgaattatttcagttttattacAAGATACTAGCTAGTACAAGAGTGCAgcataaatacattttttaatgaatcttCTGGCATCGCAGTAATCATCaatcattattgatatcagCTGTATACATTAAGTAAAGAATAACTATACTTTTAACATCAACAACAAAGTCAAAATTGGCCcaacaccaacaaaaaaatgtgaacactgaacttgaaatcaatcAATGTTCAAACTTTATATTCATTCATCTCCTGATAAAGTGGTAAGGCAGCATCCACCAGTCTAAGGACATCTTCCGTGAGTTCTTCCCGGGTAACAGGTTTACTTGCTGAAGCCACAAACTCACTTGACGTCGCAGCATCGAGGAAAAATATTGGTACATCATGGAGTAGCGTTTCCCGGCAAGCCTTCCAGGTTTTTACAACCTTGGTTGAAGCATCCCAGCGTAGCAACGAATCACTGTAAGGAAGTCCCGTCTTTGCGCAAAACTTCTTGAGAACGGCTCCAGGGTCGGTCTTCAGGTCATCTGCGTTGATGACCATTGGGTTCGGGTCAATGTTATGCCGGACGTACTTCCACAAGCTGTGAAGGCTAGGAAAGAATTCATCAGCAGTCAGATAGGCATCGTCTCTCACGACATCGTACAACTCTTCATCTTTCGGTTTATCGCGGATGATGCAAGCTTTGCGATAGGAATGGAAAGCAGACATTGGTTCTCGAATGAGAAACACGTGCTGATATCCGGAAGGTATGTACTTGCGTAGAGTCTCGTCCCGCAATGCAACAGCCATGTCTTTGACAAGGACGAATTTACTCTGCGTTGAATCCAGGCGTTGTTTCACACTACCATATCTGCAAAGTAAAAGGAAAAAGATTttataaggttttttttttacattttttaattgtatacCATGCATTTTCAAATTAAGGATTTCTAAAAGTATACGAgtttgaaagaattaaaaataaataatacaataataaccacaaaaaaatcataacaaattgatttcCTGAGTTACAATCCAACGGGAAGAAAAAATCCATAATAGTAAGtcagaaaacaaattatttaaatgTGCTAATTATCTTCAGtgaatttaaaggagaatgaaactcttggagcaagttagcttttgtgaaagcagaaaaatcaaagaataagatcaacaaaactttgagtaaaataggactagcaataaaagagttatgagcatttgaatgtcgagatcactaatgctatggagatcctcccattggcaatgcgaccaagatctgtgatgtcacacgcgtacaactctcccatttggacactgaaaatataccccaaaacatctctttttgctcattctaatcatatgacaaacgattcatcaatgatataatgttgtgaaacctctgtacttgtcatctcataaagagaacacctcaccttgtgatagactctataaaagtgagaatataagttaaataagtactaaagtaatgagggagttgtacgtgtgtgatatcacagatcttggtcgcattgccgatgggaggatctacatggcacta
This Lytechinus pictus isolate F3 Inbred chromosome 9, Lp3.0, whole genome shotgun sequence DNA region includes the following protein-coding sequences:
- the LOC129268791 gene encoding uncharacterized protein LOC129268791 produces the protein MEQESRQVCVILWCYPRTLSTVFTKCLSFIKDIEVWFEPFTYCDIPNNLYRADTGKDLPPEYTAENAGEFAAAVRLFVEQLGVSPSSIEPERIAYGSVKQRLDSTQSKFVLVKDMAVALRDETLRKYIPSGYQHVFLIREPMSAFHSYRKACIIRDKPKDEELYDVVRDDAYLTADEFFPSLHSLWKYVRHNIDPNPMVINADDLKTDPGAVLKKFCAKTGLPYSDSLLRWDASTKVVKTWKACRETLLHDVPIFFLDAATSSEFVASASKPVTREELTEDVLRLVDAALPLYQEMNEYKV